The following nucleotide sequence is from Juglans microcarpa x Juglans regia isolate MS1-56 chromosome 6D, Jm3101_v1.0, whole genome shotgun sequence.
GGGACCCGACCAAGTAAGCATTGGTGCCGGCTCCACTCTGCCCATCCACAACATTGGCTCTTCTTAGATGACGACTCCCAATGGCAATTTCTTCTTAAATTCTATTCTTCATGTTCTACCTATTTCTCGCAATTTACTGTCTGTCCGTCAGTTTTGTCATGATAATAATGtgttttttgagttttactctactttttttcttgtgaaggattcaTGTTCCCGAGAAACTCTTCTTCGGGCCTTGTTGAAGACGGACTGTTTGCTTTGCCGATTGCTTCTCATCCATCTCCTCTCAAATCTCCTCAAGCTTTGATAGGCACTCGCACGTCTCCTCAACTATGACATTCACGGTTGGGACACCCATCCTTCCGTACCACCACCTTAATGCTTCGTTGGTTTAATTTACCGTTATCTTCCAAGATGTCTCTTCATCCGTGTTCGGCTTGCTCCCAATCAAAAACTCATGTATTACCCCATCCCATTTCCCCCTCACTCTCTCAAGGTCCTTTTCAACTCTTGTTTTCAGATGTTTGGGGACCGGCTCCATTACTCTCTACCAATAGTtctcagttttatttttctatccTAGATGATTATTCAAAGTATCTTTGGTTATTTCCAATACAGTTTAAGTCAAATGTTACATCTATCATGCTTGCGTTTATGTGGTTTATGGCAaaatactttttcaaaaaatatcattGCTGTTCAATTCGACTAGGGAGGGGAATTTCGTCCCCTTCGCcccatttttcaatctcatgGAATTACACACCGGATTACGTGTCCTTACTCTCATCAACAATAGGGGAGGATTGAACGACGTCATCGACATATTGTCAAGACGGGCCTTTCACTTTTATCTCATGCTTCGGTCCCTTATAAATATTGGGCCGAAGCTTTTCAAGTGGCTACATACCTCATAAATCGCATGCCTACTCCTGTTTGACAAACTAAATCTCCATATGAAGTGCTAATGAGAAGAATTCCagataatcattttttaaaagtttttgggTCAGCTTGTTGGCCTAACTCGCACCCATTTAACAAACATAAAATGGATTATCGCTCCAAACCTTGTGTCTTCATGGGATGTGCGATTCCAATGTAGATCTGCGTACGGGTCAACGTCACCTCGGGACCCATCCAGACCAGGTATAAATATCCCTCACTTTGCCAAGAGAGGGgttacactctctctctcatacttGAACATTATTGCTATCTCATTCTAGTATTTGTTCTTACTTCCTATTCCACAACCTTAGACTAACTTGAGCGTCGGAGGTATCACAGCCCCCGAACTCCCCTGTTCTCCTCCTTGCAGGGAAGAGCTCGGGCACTATCAGTGTGGAGTGGCCTAGGCATGCAAAACACGATATCAACAGAATCCATATCATTCATACATTAATACTctattttctttggaaaatatctataaaaaaaaaaaaaaaaaaaactctctctctcatatatatataaatactatttattatcctCACACTACACaccaatatatgattttttatttttgttcttccagttaaacatatatatttacacagttaaacatatatatttacacatcaatatttaatatgtgtgtgtttaaatagaatgataaaaatgataaattacatgttgatgtatagtttagaaaatgataaatagaatttttatatatataaagtcacCATTTTGCTTAATTCACCTACCCTAATACAATCAAATTCAGATCGTGGGAATAATCTAACTGAAGTAGTCTTTGTCgcttttattattgttataagTTATAACCGCCCGTACCGTCGGGTAGGAATAGGTTGGAAAAACTCTCTGTGACAAAAAATGTCGACCCATTATCACCATCTATCTCAGTACCCAACAATAACAACAGTTACTGACAACGCTTCAGCAATTTCAGCTCAGCAACAGCAAAAGAAAGAGCAGCAGCTTAGCAGTGATAGCGCAAATGGGAAATTATCAGTCACCACCATCACCACCGCAAAGTCTTATCCTTCAGCCACGGCGTCCTATGAAGGAGTCACTCAAAGTCCGGACCTTTTCTGGGAAAAGCTCAAGGCTTTTCACCAATTATTCGAAACCAAATTTATGTGAGTGTTTTTATCAATATACGCTTgattgtttttcttcttatatgagttttctttttcaattaccTTACTTCTTATCGGAGCCAGTTAATGAGCTGGGTCCTTGTGCTTTCGATGAGTAAATTCCAATTTTATGACGCAATTCTTATGCTCCGGGTTTGATTTTATCTTCCTTCTTATCACGTTGCAATTATCTATTTGCATATTTTGGAGCACATGATACATACAATCTaaccttttaatttttgaagtgATTCAGTTGCAAAAAGTTTATAGCCCTTCCCTGACTTGATATTGTCGTGATCTGTGTTAGAATAAGCACCAATTTCATTTGGACATTGTAGAACTTTCTAGTTCTTCAGTAGCCAAAATTACGTTGCCCTTCCCTCTGTTTCCTATTCAAGTTTTGTGATTGGGCAAGCATCACGAATTAGAAGTTTTTTCCCCATATTACGGGCATTTGACTGAAGGAATCGATGAAGGactttgtaaaatttatataccGTACCAGAAACTTTGTAAGAATAATTATAGATTATACCAACATCTTGGTACAGAAGTTTTTGACATTGCCAAGGAAATTAGGTCGTTGGTGGGTTATTAAACATAGTGGTTTCCTATTGCTTGCtaactttctctctctatctttggATGAGGCGAAATCTTGATTAAAATGAATACAAAATGGCGGTCTTATGTTCATGCCCAAATTGTGCAAACCTCTACATTGGCTCTGAGTTATCACCATAATTGTAGATGAGCAAATCTAGTCTTTGCTCCACCTCCAATCCAGGGTTTGTTTTATCTTACTGCACTTCTTGGTCTTATTCGTTGGGGGTAAACCAGGAAAAGTTATGTACAACTGTTGGTGAAATGGTGGAAAAAGGGTCTTGTAATTTTCccttgaataataatattaaagaataatgGTTTCATGATTTGTTGAATGTGTATCCACAATAGTGGGATAATAAGTCTCTGCTTCTTTAAGTAGCGAATTAGCTGAATGAGACTTATATCATCATATCTTTAACTGAAAGTAAAGGAATTCACCCAACAGGCTATTAGAGATAAAGTGGATTGAGTTTGTGAGCTCTTATTCCAAGATAGATTTGCCTGTTGATTAACATAAGTTAATAACATGCTGTATATCTATTGGTTTTATCATACTCTGTGGTTTTTTGATATTATGTATTATAAACCTGTCCCCTCCTTCTGGCTGCATAAAATGTTTCCTTTCTCTATGCTTGCCTAACCTTCATTAAATAGAATGTATAAtggaaaaattatgaaaagaaaaatggatggGGAAGTGATTGATGTTCTTTTTACGCTTTTGTTTGTGTAGGGTTCCTTCTGTAGGAGGAAAGCCTTTAGATCTACATCACCTTTTTGTTGAAGTCACATCTCAAGGTGGCCTTGAAAAGGTATGGTTacttaagttatttatttatcctTATTTTCTATGTGTTGTTAGATTCTGTGTGCATTTTTAAAGTCTGAGAGAATACATAGTGTCACAAAAATGTTCACTGTTCACAACCTTATATTCCGTGAATTTGATTAAAGGATACTATCGATTGTAGTTCTCTTCTGAGATTACCTGGtttccctttttgttttaaCCCTTTcttgtagaaaaaaataaaacactgaTGAAAGGGCTATAATTACAGCTGAATGTGATGCTGGGATGACTTAGAACTTTTGGTTGTCCCATTTAAGTTTTAAATTACCATACAGGTTTTAGAACGGCTGCAATTTTATGTATACTCTAGTCCATTGATCTTAAGGGTAGcttcctttccatttttttaaattaattgaaagtTATCTTAAACTTGTTACAGGTAATTAGAGACCGTAAATGGAAAGAAGTAGTTTTGGCCTTCAGTTTCCCTACGACAATTACCAGCGCTTCATTTGTTTTGCGCAAATATTATCTATCATTGCTTTATCACTTTGAGCAGGTCTATTACTTCCACAAGCAAGTCCCTTCAATCTCAATGCCTGGTAGTATGTATAACTCTGGGTTGTCCAATTATGTTATTTCAAGATTTTACTACAAGTTTGGTATTTATTTTGATGGTTATATTCTTGCAGATCCTGTAAGCAGAAACCTTGTCAATGGGTCAGCTGCACTAGCAGAAGGTGCCACCAGGGATGAGCTTCCAGGTCAGCTCAGCGACcaatttgtggtgtttggatgaATTACTGTGATAGGTTCCCAGATAATATCCTTAGTTTCTCGGTTCAGACACTAGTTGTGGAGATAGAAATAAATACGGTTTGATTTTCGTACCTTCTCTGGAAGGAGCTTTTTCATCCCATATTTATTGGTGGCTATATTCGatcttttccccttttttcttttatgataaaTTGCTATATTCATTCTTATTCAGGCATCTATGAGCACTGTACTTCTCAAACTGGACTGGCAACCAAATAATTGCAACCTTACTTTAAATGGGTCCCAACTAAGATATATCTGCTTGAAATTCtttgatatttaatttttatacagAGGATTTTACAATGGTATTTCTAAATGTTTTACCAATATGCAGTGACTTCCTCAACTTGTACTTGAGAAAGGTGAACAAAAGTGTGGAAACAAATAGGGAACCTATCCATGGAGTTTATTAACTTACAAACTAACTTGCTCAAGTTTGTACATCTATTCATTCCCCTGGGGGAAGGCATCCCTTTCGTAACTTAGTTAAGGGTAGTCGTTGTTGGTTAGGTCGATGTCAGGAAATAGCAGTGCTTTATTGTGCTACAGCATCTAATTTTTGTGACTCTCACGTATGTCATATATTTTCTCAAGTGGTTGGGATGATTGTCAGCATATATAGCTGCAATGAAGTTCTTTGTCGTCTCTCTTGTATGCAGCCGCTGCTACAATTCTGCCTCATGGCTGTTCAGTGACTGGAACTATTGATGGGAAATTTGAGAATGGATATCTGGTTACAGTGAACATGGGTACTGATCAGATGAAAGGTGTCTTGTATCACATTCCTCAACACGTTTCTAAGAATTCTTATTCTTCAGCCAACCCTACTCGCCGGGACCGTAAGAGATCCAGGTTGGCATTACGTGATCCATCTCGACCCAAATCAAACCGGAGTGGTTACAATTTCTTCTTTGCTGAGCATTATGCCAGACTAAAGCCTTTGTACTATGGAGAAGAGAAAGCCATTAGCAAGAAGATTGGGCTCCTTTGGAGCAATCTCACAGAAGCTGAAAAACAGGTGCACAATACAATAATTCCTTTTCcttctctataaatatattttttttctactctacccataaaaaaaatatatgtattttttttttctactctGACTATCTGGATGGATTATTAATGGTATCTGGCATGTCTATTGGTCTGCATAAAACATTAAGTTTTACATGTATGTTGCATGCTCTTATTGCAGCATGTCATTCCATGATAATTTATTATGGTCCTGTGATAGCCAAAACACTGAATAGGCACGGACCGGGTTGGCTAACATATGTTTTCCATTTTGAGGATTTTTATCTCTATCAGAAACTTCTATTACAAACTTTTGTCACTACTTCTGCAGGTTTATCAGGAGAAAGGATTGAGAGACAAGGAGAGATACAGAACAGAAATGTTGGAGTATAAATCTTCCTACGATTCAACTACTCATTAGTCTCCATCTTGTATGTTATTAACGCGCCCAGTCTCTTAGGACACCAGCTTCCTCACAACTTTTGTCatcgttgttgttgttgtttgctaatcctttttccttttccccccTATTTTCTTTACAAAGAGAACTCCATAGACTATACCCCATAGTACAATCCATGCCGAGATTGTCAGAGGTCGAGGGGTGCAGCTCTGCAACATATCTAgtgatatttaattataaatcttGAATTGATAGACCATAATTGCATCACTTTACATGGTTTTGGAATTGCTACTAGAATCTTAGAAGGAATTCGCACTGGTAGGTGTTGCCCATGTTAGGACAGCTTTTTgctaagagtaatactagatacagttttaagGTATGCAAACTTTGTGTACTCTCTTGAAAAAAAGTGGGACCCAccattaaaaagaatatttttcatgtgggttccaggtttattcacttttttcaaaaagagtacgCGGAATTTGCgcactctataactatataaataattttccttttgctaaacttcaacataattgagagattATATAGTTTAACATCCTATAAATCTCTCTCTGGTGGATCAATACTTCCACAGTAGCCAGCTTGAACCCGTCAATTTTTTTCTAGAAAGagaataatatctcaaatatagTCATGGAGTGTGCAAGTCTCAcgtactccttttgaaaaaagtggaaaCTACCATTAAAAGGTAggtttttttcatgtgagtctttAATTTAGCCACTTTGAAAACAAGGGGAGTGCACGATGCTTGCATACCATAagactatataaatcatttcccaaTTAAAAACCCCCATTTATGATGGAGGAACACTTGCAATTGGGGTTAGAATATCAATATGCCTTGATAGTTACAAATAAAATGTATAGCCAAACCCAGTCAGGGGAAAAGCAACTTAAGAATAATGTTGTGCGATTTAAAATGCCTGAAGTTCGGTAAACCAGCTAGGTCCAAAGTGAACAAGCCACAGAGAATAATATGAAGGCTCTGAGCTGAGGGAAGAGGCAGTACAACCAGAACCACGATTTGAACCCTTAAGTTTTACACATTCTTTATGCAGcctcctcttctcttccaaATCAGTTCTCCAATTTAAGCTGAGACCTTTAACTGTACTGCTCTTGAAATCTATGTGGTGGGGTAGGTCATCATGATCATTATCGGCATCATTGGGCAGGTAAACCTTCAATAGACACTTGCACTCCCCATAAAGTCTTTCTGATTCTTAACACGAGAGCTGGGGGGCATTGGCTTTTGTAGTACCTACTAACTCAATGAACATGTTCTGAAGGTGGGTCAtcaatcaacatttttttttacaaagaggACCATGCCCCCAACGTAGGATATTTATCACCTTAAAAATAGTGTTTCCACATGCCTCAAAGTCTCATTAATTGTCATTTTACTGTATCAGCTCAATTTCCTCAACGATTCCTATCAAGGTGGAACTTCTCTGCCTCCTACTTTCCTTGTCACATCCGAGTCGGTACCCTGTTACGAGATCTATATATCATTTAACCTGTGTCTGTCCAACCTAAACATCTGAGGTGAGGAGTACACAAGCAATGATCAAAGTAATGTTGTAAATGGACGAAGTCTCCAAATTCTACACACTTGTCTCTCTTCTTTTAACTATAACCAATAaacattttctctttcgttTTTTACATCAAGttccttaatttaaaaaataacttaaatctctttcaattaatttatgggtgataataatgtttttattgaatttcatCCATATTACTTCTTATGTGTCAAGGATCTGTCCTTTACTGCTGCAACCCCAACTAAGAGTCGCTAGTATCCTTgtcctcatcttcctcttcactCAATTCACCTTCTGCTTTGCTTGGGGGAACGCGTTTCTGTTGATCAATGGCACCATCATTCACTTCGCTACCTTATTTCCAATCTCAACGTCCGTTCAACATCGGGATTGTGGGAGGGGCCGTGCGTAGTGGCGCTAGCGAAGCTGCCTTGGTACCTGATCCCAAGGAACAAGCTGAAATTCGAGTGAAAGATGATAAGCATGCATGAGTCACATCTAATCTAGGAATATCatttgtaatttaaatattatgtcatAACTACTTTCAACGTAGGGTGATATACAATATCTGATATAAATACAACTATACAAGCAAGAACGCTAGCTTGAGTCGATGAGCTGATTAACAATTAAATCCTTTAGCATCTTGCATTATAGTCATGGTGATGGTtaactaaattataaggaaaattcgagatttcttttttttttctttttttttttttcataaagaaaataatggaattaGAGGTAAGGGGATTCAATATCGGAATACTATAcccttatctcattttttagtgCATGGagtttatatgcatatataaaatagtaatactatcaTCTTATCTGTTTTATTAACCATATTTTCATGATCCtatgatttaattattagattatttattatattctatctgagtatcaattaattaataataggtcaaaaaaatgttgaaaagataaattgtttttatataaaaaacagTTAATAGACGCTAACTAAAGATGGAAAGTGATGATGACAGACGTACGCTAGAATGGAAATAAGCTCGAGTTTTAAAAGCAAATCTCATTGAAAGCGTGTAAGCACGCTAGAATGGAAATAAGCTCGAGTTTTAAAAGCAAATCTCATTGAAAGCGTGTAAGCATGATCTCCCAATCGGAAGATTTGTGGTGGGCGTAAAGCAGAAATCCCAAGAaataaaagcatatatatacatgtatataattatgattttgGGAAAATCATGGAGCTATTAATGCAATCATCAATATACTGCAAACAAGAGTGAAGAGATTCTCGGGGTTTCCTAATTCCGCGGAGCTCCGAAAGACAAATCGAGAATAAAAATGTGAGATAGAGCCTGATAGATAGCGCGTACTAGTACGTAGTACCATATCAGTGGGCGCGCCTGCgtctattaattctaaaatGGCCTCATCCATAATCCAAAGGAGAATCCAAAGGGGTTGGTATATTTGTGGGAGCAGGCCAAGAAGAGGCAGAGGGACTACGAACGTGACATTCTCTCTCAATTTTCCAAACAAGCTATACAGAGAGACCCGACCCCTTCCTACTCTCTCTTCGCCTCTCTTTTctccttccttccttttcttctccCTTACTAATTTACCTgattcttcttttctctttgatTGCTTTTAGCTTCCAAAATTAAACATTTTCACCTCAATCTTCTTCGTATATTCGGGAGCAGTATTTTCTTATCTTCGTACTCCTCATAATCTTCGAGGAACCAAAAAAACCAAAGTCGATCTGTTTTCTTGTTAGCTAAGCTACCGTTATTGATTTGAATCTTCTAGTCGTCGTTTGTTTTCGGACTAATACCTCGTCTCCTGCTCTGTCGTACCGTCCCACGAGAGATCTGCTGGTCTTCTTCTTCACATGATTATATTCAGGTAATGGATGAAAATCAAGAGAGTCAGATTCATCCTAACATGCCATGCGAGGAGGAGAACGCAGACTACTCAAGGTCAAGGGTTTTGGGCGAGAATACCAGCGGGAATGGCAGGCTTTGCATCAAGCTGAAGATTTCCAAGGCCGAGTCGGACCAGTTTGAACGTGAACAACACCCTCCTGCAGCTGCAAAATGTTTCCCTCGCATCAAGGCTGACCCTTTCGATCATGAACGAGTAGAAGAACAAGCTTTTGCACTTGCAAAAGAATTCCCTCTCGTCTGCAACATTTGCAATAAAGTTTTTGGTTCTGGTAAAGCCCTTGGCGGTCACACAAGAATGCATGTCCAAGCCAGAAACAAGGAGCTTCTCGACAAGATTCAGAAGCCAAAGTTCAAGAAGCACCCCACCGCCGCTGGCGATCTTTCCAACGCTAGTAGAGCCAAAACCAATGCTAGCGTTGCGATCATGGGCGAACCCACATGCTACGTTTGCGGGAAAAAATTCCCGACCATGAAAGCTTTGTTTGGCCACATGAGATCTCATCCTGGAAGGGAATGGAGGGGAGTTCTACCCCCTCCAACGGAGAGAAACAGTGCAAGCTCTTCGTCCTCAACACCATCGGATGATAAGATTGGTACTGCTGCTGCAAATTTTACTACTACGGAGGCACCCGTCTTGGTTGATTTGTCAGCTTCTCTATTCTGCTGGAAGTCCACTGGCAAGAGAGGCCGGAAAAGCATCCCCGCCTCCACCAGCGGTTACGTTTCTGGTCTTCCCCAGGGTCTAGAGGAGGAGGGGATGGAAGAAGCTATCCATGATCTCATGATGCTGGCTAATGCTAATCCAGAGAAAAGATTAATGGACAACTTTGATCCTAAGGCCGCTAACATCGATTCGGCCCTGACCGACGCATGGAATTTTCCATCGAGGAACGATAAGCTAATTAGGACTGATGAAGCTGGAAGCCGACGTGAAGTTCTATACAAAAGTATTAATGAAGACAAAGGGAAAGGAAAGGCTATGCTAGAAACTGCTCCACCGAAGATGAGAACGAAATTATGGGTTAATGAAGACTGGCCTAGAAATTACTATTACAGGGACGAAACTACTGCGCATAAAGACTTGAATAGAAACGACTCTGGTAACGGTGATCTCTTTCCCAAAGACGAAATCTcggtgaagatgatgatcagaaatagaaagaagagagagactAAACTGTTAGGCTTGAAAGCACTGGGAGATGCTGCCGATCGAAGTCACAATCAGTTTCCGCTGGCACCCAGTAGATATACGTGCAGTCTATGCAATAAATCATTCCCAACACACCAAGCTTTGGGAGGTCATATGTCCAGCCATAACAAATTGAAGTACATCCAGAATATGAATGAATATGTATCTGCAAATGACTCAGCTACCGAATATTATGGAAACTGTGCCAACCTAATTACCCAAGTGGATGGAACAAAAACTGTGCTTGCAGGAAGCACGCACCAATGCAAGATTTGCAACGTCGAGGCCTTCCCAACAGGTCAGGCACTCGGGGGTCACAAGGGATCAAGTCCTTGGACCGGCCCTGTGGAAATTGACTCCAGTAAATTAACGTCGCCTGGAGAAGCTAAAGCTCAAATATCCAGTCGATTAACGTCGCCTGAAGAAGCTACAGCTCAATCTAGCCAAGTAACATCAACTGGAGAAGCTAAAGCTCAATCTAGCCAAGTAACATCACCTGGAGAAGCCAGTCAGACTGGTCGAAGGATTTTGGGTTTTGATCTTAACGACCTTCCTGCTATGGAGGTTGAAGAAGGTATCGTTGAGTCTATCTTTAATATGTTTGACTGAACTTTCAGCAGCTAGTTTATAATTCTTCCTCTTAACAATTCAGTCGGTCAGTTCAAGTTCAGTCTTTGATAATTTTGGCTTCTTATATtcagtcaatttttttttttttttttttgtacgatATTTGATTAGCAGTAATGAAAACAGCTACCGTGGAACCCGGCCTCTTGGTTCTTCGATGTTTTGTCTAGTGGTCTTTGaagtcttttccttttttgcttaTTTTCGTCATGGACAGCAGGCTCGCTCTCAAGAGATAAGAAGAGATCCAGAAAGGGCTTTGCATGTGTCTTTGACCTCTAGGATGAGGAAGTTGTAAGGAATTTAAATCCGCATTACATTAGTTCGGTTCTTCTTGGTTCTTTTATTTCACACtccattttttccattaattaatGTTGTTATTATCAGTTAGTATTCATTATTTTGGACTGTTTTTAATTCGttgattattaattttgttatgcTCTTTCTGGGTCTCAATAGTTGgttgtgtaaattttttatcaGTGCCGAAAGGCCTTCTGACTTGATCtctgaaatattatatttgctTGTGCGTTTGAGGCCAAGAAAAAAGCGCCAAGCAGTGGAGGTCCAGAACAGCTGGAGCCAATTTTTtgggatggagagagagagacattttcGACAATTCTCTACCCAGAAAACCTCATGTAACCATAACTTAACTTGCAAGAATATTTGAGGTGATctcaaatattttgtgaaaaaataatgaaaaaatattgaataatagtaaaaagtttCATAGTCAGTTGTAATAAtgtgatgtataaaattttccttaaaataaacACTCTTGTTCGCAAATTTCTTTGTGGCAACACTAGATGAAAAATGCACAATTTGTCATAATAAAACCGTTATTACAGCTCCATCACCCCCAACTGACAAGGAAGACGAAAAACTTCTGCATAATAACATTGAACTTTACCATTCAAGTATTTGGCTAGATACTTTGACATTGCACAAAAAAGGATCTACTGTTCTCAGACTCAGGTTGGTACCACCGATCCAGGTGGGGGCAATAACTGCAAGACGAAAAGCCGGAACACCATAACAAGCAATATCAACTTTATGGAAATGCGAAATGTCAGCTTACATACCCCTTTCTGCATCTTCGAAACCTCTCCAGCCTCTATTATATCTTCACAACACTGATCTAAATCCTCTGCTTGTTTTTTAAGCATCCTGGCCTTGCTTTCTAAGTCTCCATTTTTGTTCACAACCAGCGCTTGCCCCTCAGCCAGAGCATTTTGTTCTTCTGAGAATTGATCAGCCGCAGCAGCCTTCATTATCTGTATTGTCCCCATCAATGCTAGGTACTTAACCTCGGCTTCAATCTTTTGCTTGACGAGACCCTCAagctcagtctctctctctctatattttTCCTCCTGTAACCCTATGTTGCTACTGGATTCTTCCTTTGGAGACTTGCTACTGCTTATTGTGGCTTCAAGTTCAGCGATCCTGCAGTCCTTCGCCTCAAGTATAGCCCCTGTCTCCTCCAATTTGCTCTCCAAAGATTTTACCTTTGTCAAGCTTAATACTTCGACTTCCAAGGATGACAAAGTAGTTTGTCTAATCTTTTCAAATCCCAGTTGGTCAGATGAGCTTGGCATGCGGTTCTTTGGATCTGTAGTAGTGAAAACTGCTGGCACACCACCACCGGTAGTTGAACTGTCATGCAGTGATGTAGGTTCCTTTCCGATCTCCCTTAGTTTATGAACTTCTGCAATAGTGTGGCAATAATTCTAATACCTTGAAATGTTAACAAAAAACGGCCAAAGCCTAAAATTTCATTAAGAACCCTTTCTCAAGTGGAAGGACACAACTTGAGCATAAAACATGCAGCTCCAAACGAATAATGAGGCATG
It contains:
- the LOC121235777 gene encoding high mobility group B protein 10 isoform X1, whose amino-acid sequence is MSTHYHHLSQYPTITTVTDNASAISAQQQQKKEQQLSSDSANGKLSVTTITTAKSYPSATASYEGVTQSPDLFWEKLKAFHQLFETKFMVPSVGGKPLDLHHLFVEVTSQGGLEKVIRDRKWKEVVLAFSFPTTITSASFVLRKYYLSLLYHFEQVYYFHKQVPSISMPGNPVSRNLVNGSAALAEGATRDELPAAATILPHGCSVTGTIDGKFENGYLVTVNMGTDQMKGVLYHIPQHVSKNSYSSANPTRRDRKRSRLALRDPSRPKSNRSGYNFFFAEHYARLKPLYYGEEKAISKKIGLLWSNLTEAEKQVYQEKGLRDKERYRTEMLEYKSSYDSTTH
- the LOC121235777 gene encoding high mobility group B protein 10 isoform X5; the encoded protein is MSTHYHHLSQYPTITTVTDNASAISAQQQQKKEQQLSSDSANGKLSVTTITTAKSYPSATASYEGVTQSPDLFWEKLKAFHQLFETKFMVPSVGGKPLDLHHLFVEVTSQGGLEKVYYFHKQVPSISMPDPVSRNLVNGSAALAEGATRDELPAAATILPHGCSVTGTIDGKFENGYLVTVNMGTDQMKGVLYHIPQHVSKNSYSSANPTRRDRKRSRLALRDPSRPKSNRSGYNFFFAEHYARLKPLYYGEEKAISKKIGLLWSNLTEAEKQVYQEKGLRDKERYRTEMLEYKSSYDSTTH
- the LOC121235777 gene encoding high mobility group B protein 10 isoform X2, whose product is MSTHYHHLSQYPTITTVTDNASAISAQQQQKKEQQLSSDSANGKLSVTTITTAKSYPSATASYEGVTQSPDLFWEKLKAFHQLFETKFMVPSVGGKPLDLHHLFVEVTSQGGLEKVIRDRKWKEVVLAFSFPTTITSASFVLRKYYLSLLYHFEQVYYFHKQVPSISMPDPVSRNLVNGSAALAEGATRDELPAAATILPHGCSVTGTIDGKFENGYLVTVNMGTDQMKGVLYHIPQHVSKNSYSSANPTRRDRKRSRLALRDPSRPKSNRSGYNFFFAEHYARLKPLYYGEEKAISKKIGLLWSNLTEAEKQVYQEKGLRDKERYRTEMLEYKSSYDSTTH
- the LOC121235777 gene encoding high mobility group B protein 10 isoform X4 — encoded protein: MSTHYHHLSQYPTITTVTDNASAISAQQQQKKEQQLSSDSANGKLSVTTITTAKSYPSATASYEGVTQSPDLFWEKLKAFHQLFETKFMVPSVGGKPLDLHHLFVEVTSQGGLEKVYYFHKQVPSISMPGNPVSRNLVNGSAALAEGATRDELPAAATILPHGCSVTGTIDGKFENGYLVTVNMGTDQMKGVLYHIPQHVSKNSYSSANPTRRDRKRSRLALRDPSRPKSNRSGYNFFFAEHYARLKPLYYGEEKAISKKIGLLWSNLTEAEKQVYQEKGLRDKERYRTEMLEYKSSYDSTTH
- the LOC121235777 gene encoding high mobility group B protein 10 isoform X3, giving the protein MSTHYHHLSQYPTITTVTDNASAISAQQQQKKEQQLSSDSANGKLSVTTITTAKSYPSATASYEGVTQSPDLFWEKLKAFHQLFETKFMVPSVGGKPLDLHHLFVEVTSQGGLEKVIRDRKWKEVVLAFSFPTTITSASFVLRKYYLSLLYHFEQVYYFHKQVPSISMPGNPVSRNLVNGSAALAEGATRDELPAAATILPHGCSVTGTIDGKFENGYLVTVNMGTDQMKGVLYHIPQHVSKNSYSSANPTRRDRKRSRLALRDPSRPKSNRSGYNFFFAEHYARLKPLYYGEEKAISKKIGLLWSNLTEAEKQVHNTIIPFPSLFIRRKD
- the LOC121236056 gene encoding uncharacterized protein LOC121236056, which encodes MDENQESQIHPNMPCEEENADYSRSRVLGENTSGNGRLCIKLKISKAESDQFEREQHPPAAAKCFPRIKADPFDHERVEEQAFALAKEFPLVCNICNKVFGSGKALGGHTRMHVQARNKELLDKIQKPKFKKHPTAAGDLSNASRAKTNASVAIMGEPTCYVCGKKFPTMKALFGHMRSHPGREWRGVLPPPTERNSASSSSSTPSDDKIGTAAANFTTTEAPVLVDLSASLFCWKSTGKRGRKSIPASTSGYVSGLPQGLEEEGMEEAIHDLMMLANANPEKRLMDNFDPKAANIDSALTDAWNFPSRNDKLIRTDEAGSRREVLYKSINEDKGKGKAMLETAPPKMRTKLWVNEDWPRNYYYRDETTAHKDLNRNDSGNGDLFPKDEISVKMMIRNRKKRETKLLGLKALGDAADRSHNQFPLAPSRYTCSLCNKSFPTHQALGGHMSSHNKLKYIQNMNEYVSANDSATEYYGNCANLITQVDGTKTVLAGSTHQCKICNVEAFPTGQALGGHKGSSPWTGPVEIDSSKLTSPGEAKAQISSRLTSPEEATAQSSQVTSTGEAKAQSSQVTSPGEASQTGRRILGFDLNDLPAMEVEEGIVESIFNMFD